A genomic segment from Variovorax paradoxus B4 encodes:
- the der gene encoding ribosome biogenesis GTPase Der, which yields MKPVVALVGRPNVGKSTLFNRLTQTRDAIVADFAGLTRDRHYGNGRLGKHEFIVIDTGGFEPDAGSGIYKEMAKQTRQAVAEADVVIFVVDAREGLSAQDHDIANELRRLGKPCVLAANKAEGMHDGTKLVDFYELGFGDVHGVSAAHGQGMRDLVELALAPLNLPDPDDEADEDDVNKPIKLAVAGRPNVGKSTLINTWLGEERLVAFDLPGTTRDAISVPFERNGQRFELIDTAGLRRKGKVFEAIEKFSVVKTLQAIESANVVLLLLDATQGVTDQDAHIAGYILESGRAVVIAINKWDAVDSYQREQIQRQIETRLPFLKFASLHFISAIKRQGLGPVWQAIAQAHKSATRKMSTPVLTRLLLEAVQFQSPKRAGMFRPKLRYAHQGGMNPPVIIIHGNSLEHVTEAYKRFLEGRFRKEFDLVGTPLRIQFKSSQNPFADKDD from the coding sequence ATGAAGCCGGTCGTGGCCCTGGTCGGGCGGCCCAACGTTGGCAAGTCGACCCTTTTCAACCGCCTGACGCAGACGCGCGACGCCATCGTCGCCGACTTTGCCGGGCTCACGCGCGACCGCCACTATGGCAATGGCCGCCTGGGCAAGCACGAGTTCATCGTGATCGACACCGGCGGCTTCGAGCCCGATGCGGGCAGCGGCATCTACAAGGAAATGGCCAAGCAGACGCGGCAGGCCGTGGCCGAAGCCGACGTGGTGATCTTCGTGGTCGATGCCCGCGAAGGCCTTTCGGCGCAGGACCACGACATTGCCAACGAGCTGCGCCGTCTCGGCAAGCCCTGCGTGCTGGCGGCCAACAAGGCCGAAGGCATGCACGACGGCACCAAGCTGGTCGATTTCTACGAACTCGGCTTCGGCGACGTGCACGGCGTGTCCGCGGCGCACGGGCAGGGCATGCGCGATCTGGTCGAACTGGCGCTCGCACCGCTGAACCTGCCCGATCCGGACGACGAGGCGGACGAGGATGACGTCAACAAGCCCATCAAGCTGGCGGTGGCCGGACGGCCGAACGTCGGCAAGTCCACGCTGATCAACACCTGGCTCGGCGAAGAGCGCCTGGTGGCTTTCGACTTGCCGGGCACCACGCGCGACGCCATCTCGGTGCCGTTCGAGCGCAACGGCCAGCGCTTCGAACTGATCGACACGGCCGGCCTGCGCCGCAAGGGCAAGGTGTTCGAGGCGATCGAGAAGTTCTCGGTGGTCAAGACGCTGCAGGCCATCGAGTCGGCCAACGTCGTGCTGCTCCTGCTCGATGCCACGCAGGGCGTGACCGACCAGGACGCGCACATTGCCGGCTACATCCTCGAAAGCGGCCGCGCGGTGGTGATTGCCATCAACAAGTGGGACGCGGTCGACAGCTATCAGCGCGAGCAGATCCAGCGCCAGATCGAGACCCGGCTGCCGTTCCTCAAGTTCGCCTCGCTGCATTTCATCTCGGCCATCAAGCGCCAGGGCCTGGGCCCGGTGTGGCAGGCCATTGCGCAGGCCCACAAGTCGGCCACGCGGAAGATGTCGACGCCCGTGCTGACCCGGCTGCTGCTGGAAGCCGTGCAATTCCAGTCGCCCAAGCGCGCGGGCATGTTCCGGCCCAAGCTGCGCTATGCGCACCAGGGCGGCATGAATCCTCCGGTGATCATCATCCACGGCAATTCGCTGGAGCACGTCACCGAGGCCTACAAGCGCTTTCTCGAAGGGCGCTTCCGCAAGGAGTTCGATCTTGTGGGCACGCCCTTGCGCATCCAGTTCAAAAGCTCGCAAAATCCCTTTGCGGACAAGGACGATTGA
- the hfq gene encoding RNA chaperone Hfq, protein MSNKGQLLQDPFLNTLRREHVPVSIYLVNGIKLQGQIESFDQYVVLLRNTVTQMVYKHAISTIVPGRAVNFSAAENDDAAA, encoded by the coding sequence GTGAGCAATAAAGGGCAACTTCTACAAGACCCGTTTCTGAACACCCTGCGTCGCGAGCATGTGCCGGTCTCCATTTATCTGGTGAACGGTATCAAGCTGCAGGGCCAGATCGAGTCTTTCGACCAGTACGTCGTGTTGCTTCGCAACACGGTGACGCAAATGGTCTACAAGCACGCCATCTCCACCATCGTGCCGGGTCGTGCCGTCAACTTCTCGGCTGCCGAGAACGACGACGCCGCAGCCTGA
- the hflX gene encoding GTPase HflX, which produces MSELNPRQEGAAVLVGVDFGLPHFDSELEELGLLAQTAGLEPVARLVCKRKAPDAALFVGSGKAEEIKELAALHQASEVIFDQSLSPAQQRNLERQLDIAVYDRTFLILEIFAQRARSHEGKLQVELARLQYLSTRLVRRWSHLERQTGGAGVRGGPGEKQIELDRRMISESIKRTRERLAKVQKQRGTQRRQRERRETFNISLVGYTNAGKSSLFNALVKARAYAADQLFATLDTTTRNLYLGDARRQVSISDTVGFIRELPHGLVDAFKATLQEAVDADLLLHVVDASNPHYPEQMAEVQSVLRDIGADTVPQLLVFNKLDALETAQHPLHLQDDMEIDGVQVPRIFLSARSGEGLPLLRAELARRSGSLGDTMTPEADTELHDTAN; this is translated from the coding sequence TTGTCTGAACTGAACCCCCGCCAGGAAGGCGCCGCCGTTCTCGTCGGCGTCGATTTCGGGCTGCCCCATTTCGACAGCGAACTCGAGGAACTCGGCCTGCTTGCGCAGACCGCGGGCCTGGAGCCTGTCGCGCGCCTCGTATGCAAGCGCAAGGCGCCCGACGCGGCACTTTTCGTCGGAAGCGGCAAGGCCGAAGAAATCAAGGAACTGGCCGCACTGCACCAAGCCAGCGAGGTCATCTTCGACCAGTCGCTGAGCCCGGCGCAGCAGCGCAACCTCGAGCGCCAGCTCGACATCGCGGTGTACGACCGCACCTTCCTCATCCTCGAAATCTTTGCCCAGCGCGCACGCTCCCATGAGGGCAAGCTGCAGGTCGAGCTGGCCCGCCTGCAGTATCTGAGCACGCGCCTGGTTCGCCGCTGGTCCCACCTCGAGCGCCAGACGGGCGGTGCGGGCGTGCGCGGCGGTCCCGGTGAAAAGCAGATCGAGCTCGACCGCCGGATGATCAGCGAATCGATCAAGCGCACGCGCGAGCGCCTGGCCAAAGTGCAGAAGCAGCGCGGCACGCAGCGCCGCCAGCGCGAGCGCCGCGAGACCTTCAACATCTCGCTCGTGGGCTATACCAATGCCGGCAAGTCGTCGCTGTTCAACGCGCTGGTCAAGGCCCGCGCCTATGCGGCCGACCAGCTCTTTGCCACCCTCGACACCACCACGCGCAACCTCTACCTGGGCGACGCCCGCAGGCAGGTCTCGATTTCCGACACCGTCGGCTTCATTCGCGAGCTGCCGCACGGCCTGGTCGATGCTTTCAAGGCCACGCTGCAGGAGGCCGTCGATGCCGACCTGCTGCTGCACGTGGTGGATGCCTCCAATCCGCATTACCCGGAGCAGATGGCCGAAGTGCAGTCCGTTCTTCGCGACATCGGTGCCGACACCGTTCCCCAGCTTCTGGTGTTCAACAAGCTCGACGCCCTTGAAACCGCACAACATCCGCTGCATCTGCAGGACGACATGGAAATCGACGGCGTACAGGTTCCGCGCATCTTCCTCAGCGCGCGCAGCGGCGAGGGCCTGCCACTTTTACGGGCCGAGCTGGCCCGCCGGTCGGGTTCCCTGGGCGATACGATGACCCCAGAGGCCGACACTGAATTGCACGATACCGCCAATTGA